A region of Methyloversatilis discipulorum DNA encodes the following proteins:
- the fur gene encoding ferric iron uptake transcriptional regulator — protein MSANSQNLKNIGLKATLPRLKILELFQRADVRHMSAEDVYKALLQEDMDIGLATVYRVLTQFEQAGLLERHFFESGKAVFELNEGHHHDHLVCIQCGKVEEFYDAEIERRQIKVAKERGFTVHDHALTIFADCSTEACPNKRKTTPRG, from the coding sequence ATGAGCGCAAATTCCCAGAACCTGAAGAACATCGGCCTCAAGGCTACGCTGCCGCGACTGAAGATACTCGAGCTTTTCCAGCGCGCGGACGTGCGCCACATGAGCGCCGAGGACGTCTACAAGGCCCTGCTGCAGGAGGACATGGACATCGGCCTCGCCACGGTCTACCGCGTGCTGACCCAGTTCGAGCAGGCCGGCCTGCTCGAACGCCATTTCTTCGAGTCGGGCAAGGCGGTGTTCGAACTGAACGAGGGCCACCATCACGACCACCTGGTGTGCATCCAGTGCGGCAAGGTGGAGGAGTTCTACGACGCCGAGATCGAACGCCGCCAGATCAAGGTGGCCAAGGAACGCGGTTTCACCGTACACGACCACGCGCTGACCATCTTCGCCGACTGCTCGACCGAAGCCTGCCCGAACAAGCGCAAGACCACGCCCCGCGGCTGA
- the carB gene encoding carbamoyl-phosphate synthase large subunit has translation MPKRTDIQSILIIGAGPIVIGQACEFDYSGAQACKALREEGYRVVLVNSNPATIMTDPGMADVTYIEPITWQMVEKIIEKERPDALLPTMGGQTALNCALDLARHGVLDKYKVELIGAKQEAIDKAEDREKFKQAMTKIGLGSARSGIAHSMEEALQVQASIGFPAIIRPSFTMGGSGGGIAYNHEEFVEICKRGLEASPTSELLIEESLLGWKEYEMEVVRDSADNCIIVCSIENLDPMGVHTGDSITVAPAQTLTDREYQIMRNASIAVLREIGVDTGGSNVQFSINPADGRMIVIEMNPRVSRSSALASKATGFPIAKIAAKLAVGFTLDELKNDITGGATPASFEPSIDYVVTKIPRFAFEKFPQANDRLTTQMKSVGEVMAMGRSFQESMQKALRGLEVGVYGFDEIETDQDEMERELALPGPQRIWYVGQAFRNGMSLDEVHQLTKIDPWFLAQIEDIILTERAFFGRSLKSVDAATMRDLKRKGFADRRLARLFQCDETALRLHRQTLGVRPVFKRVDTCAAEFATDTAYMYSSYEDECEANPTSARKIMVLGGGPNRIGQGIEFDYCCVHAALALREDGFETIMVNCNPETVSTDYDTSDRLYFEPLTLEDVLEIVAIEKPVGVIVQFGGQTPLKLARDLEANGVPIIGTTPDMIDAAEDRERFQKLLNDLGLKQPPNRTARAEDQAVRLAAEIGYPLVVRPSYVLGGRAMEIVHQQSDLERYMREAVKVSNDSPVLLDRFLNDATEVDVDAFSDGQQVIIGGIMEHIEQAGVHSGDSACSLPPFSLTPELCDELRRQTELMARGLNVVGLMNVQFAIQRDASGDTVYVLEVNPRASRTVPFVSKACGLPLAKIAARCMAGRSLVDQGVTHEVVPPYFSVKEAVFPFVKFPGVDTILGPEMKSTGEVMGVGRTFGEAFVKSQLAAGVRLPTGGRAFISVKPADKAKAIEVARELHELGFTLVATRGTAAAIAAAGLPVTPVNKVNEGRPHIVDMIKNDEITFIVNTVDEKRSAINDSRSIRTSALASRVTLFTTVEGARAACAGMRISELETYALQALHAQIN, from the coding sequence ATGCCCAAACGTACAGACATCCAATCCATCCTGATCATCGGCGCCGGTCCCATCGTGATCGGCCAGGCCTGCGAGTTCGATTACTCCGGCGCCCAGGCCTGCAAGGCGCTGCGTGAAGAGGGTTACCGCGTCGTGCTGGTGAATTCCAACCCGGCCACGATCATGACCGACCCCGGCATGGCCGACGTGACCTACATCGAGCCGATAACCTGGCAGATGGTCGAGAAGATCATCGAAAAGGAACGCCCGGACGCCCTGCTGCCCACCATGGGCGGCCAGACCGCGCTGAACTGCGCGCTCGACCTGGCCCGCCACGGTGTGCTCGACAAGTACAAGGTCGAACTGATCGGCGCCAAGCAGGAAGCGATCGACAAGGCCGAGGACCGCGAGAAGTTCAAGCAGGCGATGACCAAGATCGGCCTCGGTTCGGCCCGTTCCGGCATCGCCCACTCGATGGAAGAGGCGCTGCAGGTGCAGGCCAGCATCGGCTTCCCGGCCATCATCCGCCCGTCCTTCACGATGGGCGGCAGCGGTGGCGGCATCGCCTACAACCACGAGGAATTCGTCGAGATCTGCAAGCGCGGTCTCGAGGCGTCGCCGACCAGCGAACTGCTGATCGAGGAGTCGCTGCTGGGTTGGAAGGAATACGAGATGGAAGTCGTGCGCGACAGCGCCGACAACTGCATCATCGTCTGTTCGATCGAGAACCTCGACCCGATGGGCGTGCACACCGGTGACTCGATCACCGTGGCACCGGCGCAGACGCTGACCGACCGCGAATACCAGATCATGCGCAATGCCTCGATCGCGGTGCTGCGCGAGATCGGCGTCGATACCGGCGGCTCCAACGTGCAGTTCTCGATCAATCCGGCCGACGGCCGCATGATCGTGATCGAAATGAATCCGCGCGTGTCGCGTTCGTCGGCGCTGGCGTCCAAGGCGACCGGCTTCCCGATCGCCAAGATCGCCGCCAAGCTGGCCGTGGGTTTCACGCTGGACGAGCTGAAGAACGACATCACCGGCGGCGCCACGCCGGCGTCCTTCGAGCCGTCGATCGACTACGTGGTCACCAAGATCCCGCGTTTCGCCTTTGAGAAGTTCCCGCAGGCTAACGACCGCCTGACCACGCAGATGAAGTCGGTCGGCGAGGTAATGGCCATGGGCCGCAGCTTCCAGGAATCGATGCAGAAGGCGCTGCGCGGCCTCGAAGTCGGCGTCTATGGCTTCGACGAGATCGAGACCGACCAGGACGAGATGGAGCGCGAACTGGCGCTGCCCGGTCCGCAGCGCATCTGGTACGTCGGCCAGGCCTTCCGCAACGGCATGAGCCTGGACGAAGTGCATCAGCTCACCAAGATCGATCCGTGGTTCCTGGCGCAGATCGAGGACATCATCCTGACCGAGCGCGCCTTCTTCGGTCGCAGCCTGAAGAGCGTCGATGCCGCGACGATGCGCGATCTGAAGCGCAAGGGCTTTGCCGACCGTCGTCTGGCGCGTCTGTTCCAGTGCGACGAAACCGCGTTGCGTCTGCACCGCCAGACCCTCGGCGTGCGTCCGGTGTTCAAGCGGGTTGATACCTGCGCCGCCGAGTTCGCCACCGACACCGCCTACATGTACTCCAGCTACGAAGACGAGTGCGAGGCCAATCCGACCTCGGCACGCAAGATCATGGTGCTGGGCGGTGGTCCGAACCGTATCGGCCAGGGCATCGAATTCGACTACTGCTGCGTGCACGCAGCCCTCGCACTGCGCGAGGACGGGTTCGAAACCATCATGGTCAACTGCAACCCGGAAACCGTGTCGACCGACTACGACACCTCCGATCGCCTCTACTTCGAGCCGCTGACGCTGGAAGACGTGCTCGAAATCGTCGCCATCGAGAAGCCGGTCGGCGTCATCGTGCAGTTTGGCGGCCAGACGCCGCTGAAGCTGGCGCGCGACCTGGAAGCCAACGGCGTGCCCATCATCGGCACCACGCCGGACATGATCGACGCCGCGGAAGACCGCGAGCGCTTCCAGAAGCTGCTGAACGACCTCGGCCTGAAGCAGCCGCCCAACCGCACCGCGCGTGCCGAAGACCAGGCGGTGCGTCTGGCGGCCGAGATCGGCTACCCGCTGGTGGTGCGCCCGAGCTATGTGCTGGGCGGCCGGGCGATGGAAATCGTCCATCAGCAGTCCGACCTCGAGCGCTACATGCGCGAGGCGGTCAAGGTGAGCAATGATTCGCCGGTGCTGCTGGACCGCTTCCTGAACGACGCCACCGAAGTGGACGTCGATGCCTTCTCCGACGGCCAGCAGGTCATCATCGGCGGCATCATGGAACACATCGAACAGGCCGGCGTGCACTCGGGCGACTCCGCCTGCTCGCTGCCGCCGTTCTCGCTGACGCCGGAACTGTGCGACGAACTGCGCCGCCAGACCGAACTGATGGCGCGCGGGTTGAACGTGGTCGGCCTGATGAACGTGCAGTTCGCAATCCAGCGCGACGCCTCGGGCGACACCGTGTATGTGCTCGAAGTGAACCCGCGTGCGTCGCGCACCGTGCCCTTCGTGTCCAAGGCCTGCGGCCTGCCGCTGGCCAAGATCGCCGCTCGCTGCATGGCCGGCCGCTCGCTGGTCGACCAGGGCGTGACGCACGAAGTCGTGCCGCCTTACTTCTCGGTCAAGGAAGCGGTGTTCCCCTTCGTGAAATTCCCCGGCGTGGACACCATCCTCGGCCCGGAAATGAAGTCCACCGGCGAAGTGATGGGCGTCGGCCGCACCTTCGGCGAAGCTTTCGTGAAGAGCCAGCTGGCTGCCGGCGTGCGCCTGCCGACCGGCGGTCGCGCCTTCATTTCGGTCAAGCCGGCGGACAAGGCCAAGGCGATCGAGGTGGCGCGCGAGCTGCACGAGCTGGGCTTCACGCTGGTCGCCACCCGCGGTACCGCAGCAGCCATCGCCGCCGCCGGTCTGCCGGTCACCCCGGTGAACAAGGTGAATGAAGGCCGTCCGCACATCGTGGACATGATCAAGAACGATGAAATCACCTTCATCGTCAATACGGTGGATGAAAAGCGCAGCGCCATCAACGATTCGCGCTCGATCCGCACCAGCGCACTCGCCAGTCGCGTGACGCTGTTCACCACCGTCGAAGGCGCGCGTGCCGCGTGTGCAGGCATGCGCATTTCCGAACTCGAAACCTATGCGCTGCAGGCCCTGCACGCGCAGATCAACTGA
- the carA gene encoding glutamine-hydrolyzing carbamoyl-phosphate synthase small subunit, with protein MSAHAPALLALADGSVFHGKSIGAETVTTGEVVFNTALTGYQEILTDPSYTRQIVTLTYPHIGNTGVNVEDVEAGRVFAAGLVIRDLPLRSSNFRSHQTLDAYLREQGIPGIANIDTRKLTRLLREKGAQSACLMAGKVDAAEAVAKAREFAGLAGMDLAKVVSATAPYEWTEGEWQLGRGFVKPDATPFHVVAYDFGVKRNILRMLASRGCRLTVVPAQTPAEKVLAMNPDGVFLSNGPGDPEPCDYAIAAIRTFLDRRIPTFGICLGHQLMGLAAGAKTLKMKFGHHGANHPVKDNDSGRVLITSQNHGFAVDPATLPANVRVTHVSLFDGSLQGMAWTDRPAFCFQGHPEASPGPHDVAYLFDRFVKMMEEGLGKRG; from the coding sequence GTGTCCGCCCATGCGCCCGCGCTGCTCGCACTCGCCGATGGATCGGTCTTTCACGGCAAAAGCATAGGGGCGGAAACGGTCACGACCGGCGAAGTGGTGTTCAACACGGCACTCACCGGCTATCAGGAAATCCTGACCGATCCGAGCTATACCCGCCAGATCGTCACGCTGACCTATCCGCACATCGGCAATACCGGCGTCAATGTCGAGGACGTCGAAGCCGGCCGCGTGTTCGCTGCCGGCCTCGTCATCCGCGACCTGCCGCTGCGCTCGTCCAACTTCCGCAGTCATCAGACGCTGGATGCCTACCTGCGCGAGCAGGGCATTCCTGGCATCGCCAATATAGATACCCGCAAGCTCACCCGCCTGCTGCGCGAAAAGGGTGCGCAGAGCGCCTGTCTGATGGCCGGCAAGGTCGACGCCGCCGAAGCGGTGGCCAAGGCGCGCGAATTCGCCGGCCTCGCAGGCATGGATCTGGCCAAGGTGGTCAGCGCGACCGCGCCCTACGAATGGACCGAGGGCGAGTGGCAACTCGGCCGGGGCTTCGTCAAGCCGGACGCCACGCCTTTCCACGTCGTCGCCTACGATTTCGGCGTCAAGCGCAACATCCTGCGCATGCTGGCCAGCCGCGGCTGCCGCCTGACCGTGGTGCCGGCGCAGACGCCGGCCGAGAAGGTGCTGGCGATGAATCCGGACGGCGTGTTCCTGTCCAACGGCCCCGGCGACCCGGAGCCCTGCGACTACGCGATTGCCGCGATCCGCACCTTCCTCGACCGCAGGATTCCGACCTTCGGCATCTGTCTCGGTCACCAGCTGATGGGCTTGGCTGCGGGTGCAAAGACGCTGAAGATGAAGTTCGGCCACCACGGCGCCAACCACCCGGTCAAGGACAACGATTCCGGCCGTGTGCTGATCACCAGCCAGAACCACGGCTTCGCGGTCGATCCGGCCACGCTGCCGGCCAATGTGCGGGTCACCCACGTGTCGCTTTTCGACGGCAGCCTGCAGGGCATGGCCTGGACCGACCGGCCGGCCTTCTGCTTCCAGGGCCACCCGGAAGCCAGCCCCGGCCCGCACGACGTGGCCTACCTGTTTGATCGATTCGTGAAGATGATGGAGGAGGGGCTAGGGAAGAGGGGCTAG
- a CDS encoding outer membrane protein assembly factor BamE codes for MSLAPFVTLSRVCIALVPLIAGCSSFEVPDALDVTSKLNPYRIDIRQGNLVTQEMVGQLKAGMSREQVRFVLGSPMLADVFHPDRWDYVYYFKPGNKPEETQQRRLIVYFEDDKLVSVGGDVVAAEDGEIQPPEPRTRTLDLGEIAAPEKK; via the coding sequence ATGTCCCTCGCTCCCTTCGTCACCCTGAGCCGCGTCTGTATCGCGCTTGTTCCGTTGATTGCCGGCTGCAGCAGCTTCGAGGTGCCCGATGCGCTCGACGTCACCAGCAAGCTCAATCCCTACCGTATCGACATCCGCCAGGGCAATCTGGTCACCCAGGAGATGGTGGGGCAGCTCAAGGCGGGCATGAGCCGCGAGCAGGTGCGCTTCGTGCTCGGCTCGCCGATGCTGGCCGACGTGTTCCATCCGGACCGCTGGGATTACGTCTACTACTTCAAGCCGGGCAACAAGCCGGAAGAAACCCAGCAGCGCCGGCTCATCGTCTATTTCGAGGACGACAAGCTGGTCAGCGTGGGCGGCGACGTGGTCGCTGCGGAAGATGGCGAGATCCAGCCGCCGGAGCCGCGCACGCGCACCCTGGATCTGGGCGAGATTGCGGCGCCCGAAAAGAAGTGA
- a CDS encoding YhbY family RNA-binding protein yields MLTLTPDERRALRAQAHPLKPVVMIAQNGLTAAVLKEIELALKSHELIKVRVFDADREQRDAWLAETCETLGAAPVQRIGNILVLYRPNPELHVPAEPVKPVRKSAAKTPAAKPVPTRSAPAKPVANRRGVARNSTKPLRPRARPTR; encoded by the coding sequence ATGTTGACCCTGACTCCCGATGAACGCCGCGCGCTGCGCGCGCAAGCCCACCCGCTGAAGCCGGTCGTGATGATCGCGCAGAACGGCTTGACCGCTGCGGTACTGAAGGAAATCGAACTGGCGCTCAAGTCGCACGAGCTGATCAAGGTACGCGTGTTCGACGCGGACCGCGAACAGCGCGACGCCTGGCTGGCGGAAACCTGCGAAACGCTGGGCGCCGCGCCGGTGCAGCGCATCGGCAACATCCTGGTGCTGTACCGCCCCAACCCCGAACTGCACGTGCCGGCCGAGCCGGTGAAGCCGGTGCGCAAGAGCGCTGCCAAGACGCCTGCCGCCAAGCCGGTACCGACGCGCAGCGCGCCGGCCAAGCCGGTGGCCAATCGCCGCGGCGTCGCCCGCAACAGCACGAAGCCGCTCAGGCCGCGCGCCCGTCCGACGCGCTGA
- the greA gene encoding transcription elongation factor GreA gives MSVPLTVNGAEKLKAELHRLKTVDRPAVIAAIAEARSHGDLSENAEYDAAKERQGFIEGRIAEVEGKLSNAQIIDPKALDADGRIVFGATVDLEDVEAGKPVTYQIVGDDEADLKAGMISVNSPIARALIGKYAGDVAEVQAPGGIREYEIVDVRYV, from the coding sequence ATGAGCGTACCTCTTACCGTCAACGGTGCCGAAAAGCTCAAGGCCGAGCTGCACCGACTGAAAACCGTGGATCGTCCCGCCGTCATCGCCGCGATCGCCGAAGCGCGCTCGCATGGTGATCTGTCCGAAAACGCCGAGTACGATGCGGCGAAGGAGCGTCAGGGTTTCATCGAAGGCCGGATTGCCGAAGTCGAAGGCAAGCTGTCGAATGCCCAGATCATCGATCCGAAGGCGCTCGACGCCGACGGCCGCATCGTGTTCGGTGCGACAGTCGATCTGGAAGACGTGGAAGCCGGCAAGCCGGTGACCTACCAGATCGTCGGGGACGACGAGGCAGACCTGAAGGCGGGCATGATTTCGGTGAATTCGCCGATCGCGCGCGCGTTGATCGGCAAGTACGCCGGCGACGTGGCCGAAGTGCAGGCCCCGGGCGGCATCCGCGAGTACGAAATCGTGGACGTGCGCTACGTCTGA
- a CDS encoding response regulator has protein sequence MHPALTTLLQQIGLSSLDDKTVGAWLSAQPESSALAGALREIDRLLESAGGTDASRHAWQWIPSSAHFIVSAECRQSLGYSQAELPDLLAVWRDILHEDDVGSFDAWLEDRLAGATGQPAIDVRMRRVDGGMVWMRIEATATERDERGRVGSVSGLIGQLDARRQAEVELLRAKEKAEAASRAKSDFLANMSHEIRTPMNGIMGMSALMLDTTLDSEQREYVNAIKTSADALLVIINDILDFSKIEAGKLAIEEVECSPGELVGEAARGLAIGAQQKGLELYCRIAPDLPVRVLGDPGRLRQILVNLIGNAVKFTQRGEIEVGCEAVGIPAAAGAEAELHLWVRDTGIGIDATKQALVFEAFAQADTSTTRRFGGTGLGLAICNRLATLMGGRLWLESTPGQGSTFHFTMRCRVVEQAGLSPNFQRFNGLRVLLIEDHPPSRGVVAAMLGDMGASALAVGTVQAARQALKQAHESGRPFDILLVDRTLPDADAFDFVSGFCEGPNRLNRVVMMFSGANQAADNAHARTLGVRGRLHKPFSAYELAAALSEALSSRPDEVHELDDFALAIGDLDIERSLAHEGLGESPSRRVLLAEDNPVNQLVAVRTLERAGYKVTVANNGQEALDLLERENFDVVLMDVQMPVMGGIEATRAIRAREQRRSWVIDTDHVEHLPIIAMTANAMKGDRELCLDEGMDDYVSKPVKADDLLAALERVLARPDDGLSQTAITDVNGLMRERPDAADPVMDLEHTLATLEGDRAMVLRVIDVFLGELPELRRGLGVCVQARDGDGAARICHRLRGSLSVFGAAGAEVSVTRLEDAARGGDLSDLATLHKDADQQLSRLGDALFSGRASVAEMA, from the coding sequence ATGCACCCAGCGCTGACCACACTGTTGCAACAGATCGGCCTGTCGTCGCTTGACGACAAGACTGTCGGCGCCTGGCTGTCGGCTCAGCCGGAATCTTCGGCGCTGGCCGGCGCGCTGCGCGAGATCGATCGCCTGCTCGAATCGGCAGGCGGAACGGACGCATCGCGCCACGCCTGGCAATGGATACCTTCCAGCGCACACTTCATCGTGTCGGCCGAATGCCGGCAGTCGCTGGGCTACAGCCAGGCCGAATTGCCGGACCTGCTGGCGGTCTGGCGCGACATCCTGCACGAAGACGATGTCGGCAGCTTCGATGCCTGGCTGGAAGACCGTCTGGCGGGTGCAACGGGGCAGCCGGCGATCGATGTGCGGATGCGGCGTGTCGATGGCGGCATGGTCTGGATGCGCATCGAGGCAACGGCCACCGAGCGCGACGAACGCGGCCGCGTGGGCAGCGTGTCCGGCCTGATAGGCCAGCTCGACGCGCGCCGCCAGGCCGAGGTCGAACTGCTGCGCGCCAAGGAGAAGGCCGAGGCGGCCAGCCGCGCCAAGAGCGACTTCCTGGCCAATATGAGCCACGAAATCCGCACGCCGATGAACGGCATCATGGGCATGTCGGCGCTCATGCTCGACACCACGCTGGACAGCGAACAGCGCGAATACGTCAATGCGATCAAGACCTCGGCCGATGCGCTGCTGGTCATCATCAACGACATCCTCGATTTTTCGAAGATCGAGGCCGGCAAGCTGGCGATCGAGGAAGTCGAGTGTTCGCCCGGCGAGTTGGTTGGCGAGGCCGCCCGCGGGCTGGCCATCGGTGCCCAGCAGAAGGGGCTGGAGCTGTACTGCCGCATCGCCCCGGATCTGCCGGTTCGCGTGCTCGGCGACCCCGGCCGGCTGCGGCAGATCCTGGTCAATCTGATCGGCAACGCGGTCAAGTTCACCCAGCGCGGCGAGATCGAGGTCGGTTGCGAGGCGGTCGGCATTCCGGCCGCCGCCGGCGCCGAAGCCGAACTGCACCTGTGGGTGCGCGATACCGGTATCGGCATCGACGCCACCAAGCAGGCGCTGGTATTCGAAGCTTTCGCCCAGGCCGATACCTCGACCACGCGCCGCTTCGGCGGCACCGGCCTCGGACTGGCCATCTGCAATCGCCTGGCCACGCTGATGGGTGGCCGGCTGTGGCTGGAGAGCACGCCGGGGCAGGGGTCGACCTTCCATTTCACGATGCGCTGCCGGGTGGTCGAGCAGGCCGGACTGTCGCCAAACTTCCAGCGTTTCAACGGTCTGCGCGTGCTGCTGATCGAGGATCATCCACCGAGCCGCGGCGTGGTCGCCGCGATGCTGGGTGACATGGGTGCGTCAGCGCTGGCCGTCGGCACGGTGCAGGCGGCGCGACAGGCGCTCAAACAGGCGCACGAGAGCGGCCGGCCCTTCGACATCCTGCTGGTCGATCGCACGCTGCCCGACGCCGATGCCTTCGATTTCGTGTCCGGTTTCTGCGAAGGCCCGAACCGGCTGAATCGGGTGGTGATGATGTTCAGTGGTGCCAATCAGGCCGCAGACAACGCGCACGCCCGCACGCTGGGCGTGCGCGGCCGTCTGCACAAGCCGTTCTCGGCGTACGAACTGGCGGCCGCGCTGAGCGAGGCGCTGAGCAGTCGCCCGGACGAGGTGCACGAACTGGACGATTTCGCGCTGGCCATCGGCGACCTGGACATCGAGCGCTCGCTGGCGCACGAGGGCCTGGGTGAAAGTCCGAGCCGGCGCGTGCTGCTGGCCGAGGACAATCCGGTCAACCAGCTGGTGGCCGTGCGCACGCTCGAGCGTGCCGGCTACAAGGTAACCGTTGCCAACAACGGGCAGGAAGCGCTGGATCTGCTCGAACGCGAGAACTTCGACGTCGTGCTGATGGACGTGCAGATGCCGGTCATGGGTGGCATCGAAGCCACGCGTGCGATCCGTGCGCGCGAGCAGCGCCGCTCCTGGGTCATCGATACCGACCACGTCGAGCATCTGCCCATCATCGCGATGACCGCCAATGCGATGAAGGGCGACCGCGAACTGTGCCTCGACGAAGGCATGGACGATTACGTGAGCAAGCCGGTCAAGGCCGACGACCTGCTGGCGGCGCTCGAACGGGTGCTGGCGCGACCGGACGACGGCCTGTCGCAGACCGCGATCACCGACGTGAATGGTCTGATGCGCGAACGCCCGGATGCGGCCGATCCGGTCATGGATCTCGAACATACGCTGGCAACGCTGGAAGGCGACCGTGCCATGGTGTTGCGCGTGATCGACGTGTTCCTCGGCGAACTGCCAGAATTGCGTCGCGGACTTGGCGTCTGCGTGCAGGCGCGGGACGGCGACGGGGCGGCGCGCATCTGTCATCGACTGCGCGGCTCGCTGTCGGTTTTCGGCGCTGCCGGTGCCGAGGTGAGCGTGACCCGCCTCGAAGATGCGGCACGCGGCGGCGATCTTTCCGATCTGGCGACGCTGCACAAGGACGCCGACCAGCAACTGTCCCGTCTGGGCGACGCACTTTTCAGTGGCCGAGCGAGCGTGGCTGAGATGGCCTGA
- a CDS encoding RlmE family RNA methyltransferase: MAKNKTSRQWVHDHINDPYVKQAQAQGFRSRAAFKLMQIDDKDRLLAPGKVVVDLGSTPGGWSQVASKKVGASGKVVAIDLLPMEPVHGVHFVLGDFREDEALAELVESLDGRRVDLVLSDMAPNLSGIAVTDQARSIHLLELALEFAREHLKSGGDMLVKVFQGSGFDELRREMEQLFTSVAVRKPDSSRDRSAEVYLLCRGRRGEPAA; this comes from the coding sequence ATGGCCAAGAACAAAACCAGCCGCCAGTGGGTACACGACCACATCAATGACCCGTATGTAAAGCAGGCGCAGGCGCAGGGCTTCCGCTCGCGCGCCGCGTTCAAGCTGATGCAGATCGACGACAAGGACCGTCTGCTCGCCCCGGGCAAGGTGGTGGTCGACCTCGGCAGCACGCCCGGCGGCTGGTCGCAGGTGGCGTCGAAGAAGGTCGGCGCGTCCGGCAAGGTGGTGGCGATAGACCTGTTGCCGATGGAACCGGTGCACGGCGTGCATTTCGTCCTCGGCGATTTCCGTGAGGACGAGGCGCTGGCCGAACTGGTGGAATCGCTGGACGGTCGTCGGGTGGACCTTGTTTTGTCCGATATGGCCCCCAACCTGTCCGGAATCGCGGTCACCGATCAGGCGAGATCCATTCATCTGCTCGAACTGGCGCTCGAATTCGCGCGCGAACACCTCAAGAGCGGCGGTGACATGCTCGTAAAAGTGTTTCAGGGCTCGGGTTTCGACGAGCTCAGACGCGAAATGGAACAACTTTTCACGTCGGTGGCTGTGCGCAAACCCGACAGTTCCCGCGACCGCAGTGCAGAGGTGTATCTTCTGTGTCGTGGCAGGCGCGGAGAGCCTGCCGCGTGA
- the dapB gene encoding 4-hydroxy-tetrahydrodipicolinate reductase: protein MRIAIAGASGRMGRMLIEATTRDEGATLVAALDRPDSPAIGEDACAFLGIRSGVLIRGDVEAALAGADCLIDFTRPEATLAHLDVCKRLGVKMIIGTTGFSDAQRAQLTEASKELAVVFAPNMAVGVNAVFKLLDVAARILNSGYDIEVIEAHHRMKVDAPSGTALRMGEVVADALGRSLADCAIYGREGHTGERDANTIGFATVRGGDIVGDHTVLFAGIGERVEITHKAASRMPYALGSLRAARWLVERSSGLYDMQDVLGLR from the coding sequence ATGCGCATAGCGATCGCGGGGGCGTCCGGCCGCATGGGCCGCATGCTGATCGAAGCCACCACGCGTGACGAGGGGGCGACGCTGGTCGCCGCCCTCGACCGCCCGGACTCGCCGGCGATCGGCGAGGACGCCTGCGCCTTCCTCGGTATCCGCAGCGGCGTGCTGATCCGCGGCGATGTCGAGGCAGCGCTCGCGGGCGCCGATTGCCTGATCGACTTCACCCGCCCGGAAGCCACGCTGGCGCATCTCGACGTGTGCAAACGACTGGGCGTCAAGATGATCATCGGCACCACCGGCTTCAGCGACGCACAGCGTGCGCAACTGACCGAGGCGTCGAAGGAGCTGGCCGTCGTGTTCGCGCCGAACATGGCGGTCGGCGTCAATGCCGTGTTCAAGCTGCTCGACGTCGCCGCGCGCATCCTGAACAGCGGTTACGACATCGAAGTGATCGAGGCGCACCACCGGATGAAGGTCGATGCGCCGTCCGGCACTGCGCTGCGCATGGGCGAGGTGGTGGCCGATGCGCTCGGCCGTTCGCTGGCCGACTGCGCGATCTATGGTCGCGAAGGGCACACCGGCGAGCGCGATGCGAACACCATAGGGTTCGCCACCGTGCGCGGCGGCGACATCGTCGGCGATCATACAGTGCTGTTCGCCGGCATCGGCGAGCGGGTCGAAATCACGCACAAGGCGGCCAGCCGCATGCCCTACGCGCTGGGCAGCCTGCGCGCTGCGCGCTGGCTGGTCGAGCGCAGCAGCGGTCTGTACGACATGCAGGACGTGCTCGGACTGCGCTGA